Sequence from the Maribacter algicola genome:
GGCGACCCGGAATTTAGGGATAGGCCCAAAGTGGATGTTCGCTTCGATGATGCAGATAATATTGTACTGGGTAAACGCTATTATTTGGAACACGCCTATAAATTGATTCGTAGGAACAGGGATTCTAGCTATGTGGAAAGAACCTCTTTGTCCTTGGGCCATACATTTGGGTATGAAACCAAATATTACCAATTTTTACAAACGTCTGGGGATGCCTATTTTGGAGATCTTATCCTATCGCCCGTAAACGACAAGGCAAATCTTAAGACAACGTATAATCAAGTACGCCTTGAGTTTTATAATAAGACCTTGGGAAGGTTGCAGGGCAATGTAAACATGTTCCACTACAATTATTTTTTTAATAGTGTGTTTTTTACCGAAGGCGGACAGGAAATCGGCAACCAACTTAATGGAACGGAATTGGCCCTAGGTGCCGATTATGAAAAGACAATTGGCGGTTTTGAACTCCAAGGTGCTTTTAGGTATAATCTATCAGGTGATTTATCGGGCAATATATTGAATGCTTCGGCGGGCTACAGATTAAACGAGAAGAATCGGTTTAAAGTTCATTTACATTCATCTTCCAGGATGCCCAATTTTAATTTTCTCTTGTATCAAAGCGAATACCTAAATTATAACTGGCAGAATACGGCAATTTTTAAGAAGGAAAGGGTCAATAGTTTGGAAGTTGCCCTTGACTCGGAATTATTCGGTAATATATCCGCCAAATACACAAACTTGGACAATTACGCATATTTCGCGGCAGACCCCGTGATAGAAGTTACGGAAGGAGCGGAACAAGCTGCCATAAGGCCTTTTCAGGAAGATACGGGCATTTCCTATTTAAAGCTAAAGTATGCCAAAGAATTCAGGCTTGGCAAGTTCGCGTTGAACAATACGGTCATGTATCAAACGGTATCGCAGGAAGCCAATGTTTTGAACGTTCCCCAACTGATCACAAGGAACAGTCTCTATTTTTCCTCGGATGTTTTTAAAAAGGCCATGTATTTGCAAACTGGGGTGACATTTAAGTACTTTACAAAATACAATATGAACGGCTATAATCCTGTTTTGGGTGAATTCTTTGTTCAGGATACGGAAGAATTGGGAGGTTTTCCCTTATTGGATTTCTTCATAAATGCCAGGATTCAGCAAACTCGGATTTTTTTAAAGGCAGAACATTTCAATTCATCCTTTAGTGGATATAATTTTTATTCAGCTCCAAATTATCCATATCGAGACTTTGTGATTAGATTCGGCCTTGTTTGGAATTTCTTTTCCTAGAAAACACGCATTTTAACTAGCTGTAATATAAGCTCTTGTGCTTGTGCCGAATTAACGATTTTCAATAGATAATTGATATACAAGGCTTTATCGGTTTATGATAATCATAGTCATTTTTTCAAAATTTAAAAAATTGAAAATCAGATATTTATAAAAATAATTAAAATAATTTTATTTTTTTTTGATTTAGTTATTGTAGAATTAAAAAACGGTCATACATTTGCAGCCCGTTAGCCGTTGGAGCTTTTTTTTGGCGGCGTTCGGGAGCACATGGTGCGAACGTTCATTGATGTTTTTTGTCTTGCCGTTGGGCCTGAAAAAAAGTTTTTTTTTCTTCCCAAAAAGTTGCCGGGTAACAAAACAGTCGTATATTTGCACCCGCTTAGCGAAACGCTGGGC
This genomic interval carries:
- a CDS encoding putative porin; the encoded protein is MKYFLLVFLSSLTFSLSAQQEEVDGKVKDSISKTDSLYTKRKGKPLPKPKLARDSINEITIKDYKIISFSRDTTYLDTTLTIKKEYKYNYLRRDDFELMPFSNIGQTYNNLGLDFERATLYPNLGAKAKHFDYWEVEDIHYYNVPTPMTDILFKTTLEQGQLLDAMLTFNTSRRLNFSIGYKGHRSLGKYNSNQIQSGNFTTTTNYQSKNGRYILRAHIAAQDIKSQENGGLIEKELQFEAGDPEFRDRPKVDVRFDDADNIVLGKRYYLEHAYKLIRRNRDSSYVERTSLSLGHTFGYETKYYQFLQTSGDAYFGDLILSPVNDKANLKTTYNQVRLEFYNKTLGRLQGNVNMFHYNYFFNSVFFTEGGQEIGNQLNGTELALGADYEKTIGGFELQGAFRYNLSGDLSGNILNASAGYRLNEKNRFKVHLHSSSRMPNFNFLLYQSEYLNYNWQNTAIFKKERVNSLEVALDSELFGNISAKYTNLDNYAYFAADPVIEVTEGAEQAAIRPFQEDTGISYLKLKYAKEFRLGKFALNNTVMYQTVSQEANVLNVPQLITRNSLYFSSDVFKKAMYLQTGVTFKYFTKYNMNGYNPVLGEFFVQDTEELGGFPLLDFFINARIQQTRIFLKAEHFNSSFSGYNFYSAPNYPYRDFVIRFGLVWNFFS